One genomic segment of Fusobacterium nucleatum includes these proteins:
- the fusA gene encoding elongation factor G, producing MARKVSLDMTRNVGIMAHIDAGKTTTTERILFYTGVERKLGEVHEGQATMDWMEQEQERGITITSAATTCFWKGHRINIIDTPGHVDFTVEVERSLRVLDGAVAVFSAVDGVQPQSETVWRQADKYKVPRIAFFNKMDRIGANFDMCVSDIKEKLGSNPVPIQIPIGAEDQFEGVVDLIEMKEIVWPIDSDQGQHFDVKDIRAELQEKAEETRQYMLESIVETDDVLMEKFFGGEEITKEEIIKGLRKATIDNTIVPVVCGTAFKNKGIQALLDAIVNYMPAPTDVAMVEGRDPKNSDVLIDREMSDDAPFASLAFKVMTDPFVGRLTFFRVYSGVVEKGATVLNSTKGKKERMGRILQMHANKREEIDQVYCGDIAAAVGLKDTTTGDTLCAEDAPIVLEQMEFPEPVISVAVEPKTKNDQEKMGIALSKLAEEDPTFRVRTDEETGQTIISGMGELHLEIIVDRMKREFKVESNVGKPQVAYRETITQSCDQEVKYAKQSGGRGQYGHVKIILEPNPGKEFEFVNKITGGVIPREYIPAVEKGCKEALESGVIAGYPLVDVKVTLYDGSYHEVDSSEMAFKIAGSMALKQAATKSKPVILEPVFKVEVTTPEEYMGDIIGDLNSRRGMVSGMIDRNGAKIITAKVPLSEMFGYATDLRSKSQGRATYSWEFSEYLQVPASIQKQIQEERGK from the coding sequence ATGGCTAGGAAAGTATCGTTGGATATGACTAGAAACGTTGGAATAATGGCTCACATCGATGCAGGGAAAACAACAACAACAGAGAGAATATTATTTTATACTGGAGTTGAAAGAAAACTAGGAGAAGTTCATGAAGGTCAAGCAACAATGGACTGGATGGAACAAGAGCAAGAAAGAGGGATAACAATAACTTCTGCTGCTACTACATGTTTTTGGAAAGGTCACAGAATAAATATAATAGACACACCAGGACACGTGGACTTTACTGTTGAGGTTGAAAGATCTCTAAGAGTATTAGATGGGGCTGTTGCAGTATTCTCAGCTGTTGATGGTGTACAACCACAATCAGAAACAGTATGGAGACAAGCTGATAAATATAAAGTACCAAGAATAGCTTTTTTTAACAAGATGGATAGAATTGGTGCTAACTTTGATATGTGTGTATCAGATATTAAAGAAAAATTAGGTTCAAACCCAGTACCTATACAAATTCCTATTGGTGCAGAAGACCAATTTGAAGGGGTAGTAGACTTAATTGAAATGAAAGAAATTGTTTGGCCGATAGATTCAGATCAAGGGCAACATTTTGATGTAAAAGATATTAGAGCAGAATTACAAGAAAAAGCTGAAGAAACAAGACAATATATGCTTGAATCAATAGTTGAAACTGATGATGTACTAATGGAAAAATTCTTTGGTGGAGAAGAAATAACTAAAGAAGAAATTATAAAGGGATTAAGAAAAGCGACAATAGATAATACAATAGTTCCAGTTGTTTGTGGAACAGCATTTAAAAATAAAGGTATACAAGCTTTATTAGATGCTATTGTAAACTATATGCCAGCACCAACAGATGTTGCTATGGTTGAAGGTAGAGATCCTAAAAATTCTGATGTATTAATTGATAGAGAAATGTCAGATGATGCACCTTTCGCATCACTTGCTTTCAAAGTTATGACAGACCCATTTGTTGGAAGATTAACATTCTTCAGAGTATATTCTGGTGTAGTTGAAAAAGGAGCTACTGTTCTTAACTCAACAAAAGGTAAAAAAGAAAGAATGGGAAGAATACTTCAAATGCATGCTAACAAGAGAGAAGAAATTGATCAAGTATATTGTGGAGATATAGCAGCAGCAGTTGGATTGAAAGATACAACAACAGGAGATACTCTTTGTGCTGAAGATGCTCCAATAGTTCTTGAACAAATGGAATTCCCAGAACCAGTTATTTCAGTTGCTGTTGAGCCAAAAACTAAAAATGACCAAGAAAAAATGGGAATTGCTTTATCAAAACTTGCAGAAGAAGACCCTACATTTAGAGTTAGAACTGATGAAGAAACAGGTCAAACAATTATATCAGGAATGGGAGAATTACATCTTGAAATCATTGTAGATAGAATGAAGAGAGAATTCAAAGTAGAATCTAATGTTGGTAAACCTCAAGTTGCTTACAGAGAAACTATAACTCAATCTTGTGATCAAGAAGTTAAGTATGCAAAACAATCTGGAGGTAGAGGACAATACGGACATGTTAAGATTATACTTGAACCAAATCCAGGTAAAGAATTTGAATTTGTTAATAAAATAACAGGAGGGGTAATTCCTAGAGAATATATACCTGCTGTTGAAAAAGGATGTAAAGAAGCTCTTGAATCGGGAGTTATTGCTGGATATCCTTTAGTTGACGTAAAAGTAACTTTATATGATGGATCATACCATGAAGTTGACTCATCTGAAATGGCATTTAAAATAGCTGGATCAATGGCACTTAAACAAGCTGCTACTAAATCTAAACCAGTAATATTAGAACCAGTATTCAAAGTAGAAGTAACTACACCAGAAGAATATATGGGAGACATCATTGGAGACTTAAACTCAAGAAGAGGAATGGTATCTGGAATGATAGATAGAAATGGTGCTAAGATAATAACTGCAAAAGTACCTCTATCTGAAATGTTTGGATATGCAACTGACTTAAGATCTAAATCTCAAGGAAGAGCAACTTACTCTTGGGAATTTTCTGAATATCTTCAAGTACCTGCTTCAATTCAAAAGCAAATACAAGAAGAAAGAGGAAAATAG
- the rpsG gene encoding 30S ribosomal protein S7, whose protein sequence is MSRRRAAVKRDVLPDSRYSDKVVTKVINSIMLDGKKSIAEGIFYSAMDLIKEKTGQEGYDIFKQALENIKPQIEVRSRRIGGATYQVPVEVKADRQQTLAIRWLTTYTRARKEYGMIEKLAAELIAAANNEGATIKKKEDTYKMAEANRAFAHYRV, encoded by the coding sequence ATGTCAAGAAGAAGAGCTGCGGTAAAAAGAGATGTTTTACCTGATTCAAGATACTCTGATAAAGTTGTTACTAAAGTAATTAACTCAATAATGCTAGATGGTAAAAAATCAATAGCTGAAGGAATATTCTACTCAGCAATGGATTTAATAAAAGAAAAAACTGGTCAAGAAGGATATGATATTTTCAAACAAGCATTAGAAAATATTAAACCTCAAATAGAAGTTAGATCTAGAAGAATTGGAGGAGCTACTTACCAAGTTCCAGTTGAAGTTAAAGCTGATAGACAACAAACACTTGCTATAAGATGGTTAACTACTTATACAAGAGCAAGAAAAGAATATGGAATGATAGAAAAACTTGCAGCAGAATTAATTGCAGCAGCAAATAATGAAGGTGCAACTATTAAGAAAAAAGAAGATACTTACAAAATGGCAGAAGCAAACAGAGCATTTGCACATTATAGAGTATAA
- a CDS encoding autotransporter-associated N-terminal domain-containing protein, whose product MSDNLYKVEKNLRSIAKRYKSIKYSVGLAILFLMLGVGAFSEEVNDTQVNNIPTREEIASSRENLKNSVGSLQSKIDQARAENSKGLEGLRLELIQLMEQGDQVVKSPWMSWQFGLNYMYSKWNGTYKGKGDKAEKYPFEGIFARSTNLFERVVSPLSEKYKELATSTNPYSASSNARNGLGSGYGLASTTPRQEPLVAINIEASIRPKDVTRSAVSAPTVGVEAPRLDTLNVPSSEPLSVTPPDPKAPEKTVSIVQPNASPFTGFFFDADHNAIKFETSGNPDKDLDGVNLYSGLEYNSWANGNTDPQGAAKTGYIKGGTHTDVTNLNSVNVNDVDSGKKVGRTTNIIYRRGANNGNPVKLSNLNIYVRGYYDGTLSSGEGTTGKRDTWTDSGRGAAGGSADPGIPTRGTIGLHTLLNAKVSKVKANLYGRAGFLTSETWRSGTVTMDETTVNVYNDQNTVFYIMPAAYGTIAAYLSAGGNHDNFYIGGLKGSTNVNLYGTGNSVYLSTGISGARHIENKGIINSDGASNIVYSNIGYTPDWSKTWYQDRGGAARTLQNGYTKNIMRSVIKLGTDGGQVNLYGDENVGLFFGSKMGGANPKSWEKQHRDAEFENAKYLRKASFIGIYQGEIELHAKIGEKTSSTGKDQVNGVGNIHENTPNGKKYDPKFVEGAVGIYSESGQREGIDPIRDLGVPTKANGGSGYYANIGSLNDDKIHNLQVGKVDVKFGSKSKNGFMFISKLGTVMDIAKPGTANDYIGTLSTEITDGMNGANTEEDDASTGTTIAYAEGTWDQGKHQLGSTAAEKTKNDNKASGSTAAQLQGLGSEINIFTPKVTLASKEGIAYMGDNKGIIKVGTIANKVKTTAVNHKSIIGFARDEGTVTINGNVEAKDAKAKTNKWQNIAGLAVKTKTGTKGGTVTINGDVDIHGMAGFADGTGSVVNLKGTGNTVSTGTDGALAAKNGGVVNFGGGKITHKNNGTVAGKNDHESSVPFYADNNSKINFEGDGTNPSRTTIEMADGVLMSEEASAYNGENNGAAKYNGMKNVTVKLVGDNVILKTSISKDITWTGAAGLVANLKSDMKLGGLNLGTHKYKVYYLNGTFKIDTDINLDDSTIAFHNVGLSNEMVTINTGREIKSATGKGLAVASNKNATTNASSGYINKGNVNITGGSLASGTIGLNVSYGTVKNEKNINVANGIGVYGINGSKLVNETSGKINIGTQGVGMAGFASAGNRKDYGTDKLNSSSPFFSTEKLFEIENNGTIQANGDKSIGLYGETNDLYGRGLTSSNGSITNNGKLILTGNRAVGIVSKRATVKLNGTGSSDIVVGKEGIGVYAENSLVNLNSNYGIEVKDKGTGIYVDKDSEIITPGRTVELKYTGSNTGTGVGLFYEGKPAATMTNGTNVKLVDTVGTTGGLVGVYAKNGGMLTNNGNISGDKGYGIITEGTEINNAGNITFNNPVTSKNASVGIYTKSSDKITNSLIGKIKLGKNSVGIYGKAVENSGEIEVGDGGTGIYSGGGNVNLNSTGKINVGRDKAVAIYAKGTNQNITAHSGSTINLGNTSFGIINEGTNNKITSNIANINNLGNDTVYIYSTDTRGRVTNNTNLKSTGYLNYGIYSAGTVENKGNIDFSSGYGNVGIYSIKGGNANNTGNITVGKTMEISTPTASNPTKTTTYYAIGMAAGYTPESGTGYTGNITNAGTINVNGDGGSIGMYGTESGTRVINNGTINLRANNSVGMYLDNGAYGENNGTIQTIGSGLKKVTGVVIKNGSRFKNNGTVRLDAESAIGLLTKGNSAGVNPGIIENYGTLDISGVGSQRTQESSGTDPLEKEMGGVAIKTPKNSSTSQITVNGKVVKPTVVETSAKEYQDMSLSTIGMYINTSGTKFTRPITGLSALKQLKRADLIIGVEAAQNTTSKTIQVGQKILEPYNKTIKDNPQIEKWSIYSGSLTWMANIAQNQTDGTIQNAYLAKIPYTHWAGNESIPVDKKDTYNFLDGLEQRYGVEGIGTRENGVFQKLNGIGKNEQILFFQAIDEMMGYQYANVQQRVQSTGIILDKEFNYLRDEWRTASKDSNKVKVFGTNGEYKTDTAGVIDYKNYGYGVAYLHEDEDIKLGRGIGWYTGIVHNTFKFKDIGKSKEQMLQAKVGLLKSVPFDDNNSLNWTISGDIFVGRNTMHRKFLVVDEIFNAKSKYYTYGIGVKNEIGKEFRLSEDFTLRPYAALKLEYGRVSKIREKSGEIKLEVKQNQYFSVKPEIGAELGFKHYFGMKALKTTLGVAYENELGRVANGKNKARVVDTSADWFNIRGEKEDRRGNVKFDLNVGVDNTRVGVTANVGYDTKGKNLRGGLGLRVIF is encoded by the coding sequence ATGAGTGATAATCTATACAAAGTAGAAAAGAACTTACGTTCAATTGCGAAAAGGTATAAGTCAATTAAGTATTCAGTTGGCTTAGCAATTTTGTTTTTAATGTTAGGAGTAGGAGCATTTTCTGAAGAGGTAAATGATACACAAGTAAATAATATACCAACAAGAGAAGAAATAGCTTCATCAAGAGAAAATTTAAAAAATTCAGTGGGAAGTTTGCAATCTAAAATTGATCAAGCAAGAGCAGAAAATTCAAAAGGCTTAGAAGGATTAAGATTAGAATTAATTCAATTAATGGAACAAGGAGATCAAGTAGTAAAATCACCTTGGATGTCATGGCAATTTGGATTAAACTATATGTACAGTAAATGGAATGGTACATATAAAGGAAAAGGAGATAAGGCAGAAAAATACCCATTTGAAGGAATTTTTGCAAGAAGCACAAATCTTTTTGAAAGAGTTGTTTCTCCTTTAAGTGAAAAATATAAGGAACTAGCTACTTCAACAAATCCTTATTCAGCTTCTTCAAATGCTAGAAATGGATTAGGTTCAGGTTATGGTTTAGCAAGTACAACTCCAAGACAAGAACCTTTAGTAGCAATTAATATTGAAGCATCAATAAGACCAAAAGATGTTACAAGAAGTGCAGTGAGTGCACCTACTGTTGGTGTAGAAGCACCTAGATTAGATACACTAAATGTTCCTAGTTCAGAACCACTATCAGTAACACCACCTGATCCAAAAGCACCAGAAAAAACAGTGAGTATTGTACAACCAAATGCAAGTCCATTTACTGGTTTCTTTTTTGATGCTGATCACAATGCAATAAAATTCGAAACAAGTGGAAACCCTGATAAAGATTTAGATGGAGTTAATTTGTATTCAGGATTAGAATATAATTCTTGGGCAAATGGAAATACTGATCCTCAAGGAGCAGCTAAGACAGGTTATATAAAAGGTGGTACTCATACAGATGTTACAAATTTAAATAGTGTAAATGTTAATGATGTTGATAGTGGAAAAAAAGTAGGGCGTACTACTAATATTATTTATAGAAGAGGAGCAAATAATGGAAATCCTGTTAAGTTAAGTAATTTAAATATATATGTTAGAGGATATTATGATGGTACTTTAAGTAGTGGAGAAGGAACTACTGGAAAAAGAGATACTTGGACAGATAGTGGGAGAGGAGCAGCAGGAGGTTCAGCTGATCCTGGAATTCCAACAAGAGGTACAATAGGACTTCATACTCTTTTAAATGCAAAAGTATCAAAGGTAAAGGCTAATTTATATGGAAGAGCAGGATTTTTAACATCTGAAACTTGGCGTAGTGGAACTGTAACTATGGATGAAACAACAGTAAATGTATACAATGATCAAAATACTGTGTTTTATATAATGCCAGCAGCTTATGGAACTATTGCAGCATATTTATCAGCAGGTGGAAATCATGATAATTTTTACATTGGAGGACTTAAAGGTTCTACTAATGTAAACTTATATGGAACTGGAAATAGTGTATATTTATCTACTGGAATTTCAGGAGCAAGACATATTGAAAATAAAGGAATAATTAATTCAGATGGAGCTTCAAATATAGTGTATTCAAATATAGGGTATACACCTGATTGGAGTAAAACTTGGTATCAAGATAGAGGGGGAGCAGCTCGTACTTTACAAAATGGATACACTAAGAATATAATGAGATCTGTAATCAAACTTGGAACTGATGGGGGACAAGTAAATCTTTATGGAGATGAAAATGTAGGGCTATTTTTTGGAAGTAAAATGGGAGGAGCTAATCCTAAATCTTGGGAAAAACAACATAGAGATGCTGAATTTGAAAATGCTAAGTATTTAAGAAAGGCTTCTTTTATTGGAATATATCAGGGTGAAATAGAATTACATGCAAAGATAGGAGAAAAAACTTCTTCAACTGGTAAAGACCAAGTTAATGGAGTTGGAAATATACATGAAAATACTCCAAATGGAAAAAAATATGATCCAAAGTTTGTTGAAGGAGCAGTAGGTATATACTCTGAATCAGGTCAAAGAGAAGGAATAGATCCAATAAGAGATTTAGGTGTTCCAACTAAGGCTAACGGTGGTAGTGGGTATTATGCAAATATAGGTTCTCTTAATGATGATAAAATCCATAATCTACAAGTAGGAAAAGTAGATGTAAAATTTGGTAGTAAATCTAAAAATGGATTTATGTTTATATCTAAATTAGGAACTGTTATGGATATTGCGAAACCAGGAACAGCGAATGACTATATAGGAACATTGAGTACAGAAATTACAGATGGTATGAATGGTGCAAATACAGAAGAAGACGATGCTTCAACAGGAACAACAATAGCTTATGCAGAAGGAACTTGGGATCAAGGAAAACATCAATTAGGTTCAACAGCAGCTGAGAAAACTAAAAATGATAACAAAGCATCAGGTTCAACAGCAGCTCAATTACAGGGTTTAGGTTCTGAAATAAATATCTTTACTCCAAAAGTTACTTTAGCCTCTAAAGAAGGTATTGCTTATATGGGCGATAATAAGGGAATTATAAAAGTTGGAACCATAGCAAATAAAGTGAAAACAACAGCAGTAAACCATAAATCTATAATAGGATTTGCAAGAGATGAAGGAACAGTAACTATAAATGGAAATGTAGAAGCAAAGGATGCAAAGGCAAAAACAAATAAATGGCAAAATATAGCTGGATTAGCAGTAAAAACAAAAACAGGCACAAAAGGTGGAACAGTAACTATAAATGGTGATGTAGATATACATGGTATGGCAGGATTTGCTGATGGAACTGGTTCAGTAGTAAATTTAAAAGGTACTGGCAATACAGTATCAACAGGAACAGACGGAGCACTAGCTGCTAAAAATGGAGGAGTGGTTAATTTTGGTGGAGGAAAAATCACTCATAAAAATAATGGAACAGTAGCAGGAAAAAATGACCATGAAAGTTCAGTTCCTTTTTATGCAGATAATAATTCAAAAATTAATTTTGAAGGTGATGGAACTAATCCAAGCAGAACAACAATAGAAATGGCAGATGGAGTTTTAATGTCAGAAGAGGCTTCTGCTTATAATGGAGAAAATAATGGTGCAGCAAAATACAATGGAATGAAGAATGTAACTGTTAAACTTGTAGGAGATAATGTAATTTTAAAAACTTCAATATCAAAAGATATAACTTGGACAGGAGCAGCAGGTTTAGTTGCAAATTTAAAAAGTGATATGAAGTTAGGAGGACTTAACTTAGGTACTCATAAATATAAAGTTTATTATCTTAATGGTACATTTAAAATAGATACAGATATAAACTTAGATGATTCTACAATAGCATTCCATAATGTTGGTTTATCAAATGAAATGGTAACAATTAATACTGGAAGAGAAATAAAATCAGCAACTGGAAAAGGATTGGCTGTTGCCTCTAACAAAAATGCAACTACTAATGCATCTTCAGGGTATATTAATAAAGGAAATGTTAATATTACAGGAGGAAGTTTAGCATCTGGAACCATAGGATTAAATGTAAGTTATGGTACAGTAAAAAATGAAAAAAATATTAATGTAGCCAATGGTATAGGAGTTTATGGTATAAATGGAAGTAAACTTGTTAATGAAACATCTGGTAAAATAAATATAGGAACTCAAGGTGTTGGAATGGCAGGATTTGCTTCAGCAGGAAATAGAAAAGATTATGGTACAGATAAACTTAATAGTTCTAGCCCATTCTTTAGTACAGAAAAATTATTTGAAATAGAAAATAATGGAACAATACAAGCTAATGGAGATAAATCAATAGGACTATATGGTGAAACTAATGATCTTTATGGTAGAGGATTGACATCTTCAAATGGAAGTATAACAAATAATGGAAAATTAATTTTAACAGGAAATAGAGCTGTTGGAATAGTTTCTAAAAGGGCAACAGTTAAATTAAATGGAACTGGAAGTTCAGATATAGTTGTAGGAAAAGAAGGAATAGGAGTATATGCTGAAAATTCTCTTGTAAACTTAAATTCAAATTATGGAATAGAAGTAAAAGATAAGGGAACAGGAATTTATGTAGATAAAGATAGTGAAATAATAACACCAGGTAGAACAGTTGAATTAAAATATACAGGTTCTAACACAGGAACAGGAGTAGGATTGTTCTATGAAGGGAAACCAGCAGCAACAATGACAAATGGAACTAATGTAAAACTTGTAGATACTGTTGGTACAACAGGAGGACTTGTTGGAGTATACGCAAAGAATGGTGGAATGTTGACAAATAATGGAAATATTTCAGGAGATAAAGGTTATGGAATTATAACAGAAGGAACAGAAATAAATAATGCTGGAAATATTACATTCAATAATCCAGTTACTTCTAAAAATGCAAGTGTAGGTATTTACACTAAATCATCAGATAAGATAACTAATTCACTTATTGGAAAGATAAAATTAGGAAAAAATTCTGTTGGAATTTATGGAAAAGCAGTAGAAAATTCTGGTGAAATAGAAGTAGGAGATGGTGGAACAGGTATATACAGTGGTGGAGGAAATGTAAATCTTAACTCAACTGGTAAAATAAATGTAGGTAGAGATAAAGCAGTAGCAATTTATGCAAAGGGAACTAACCAAAATATTACTGCACATAGTGGAAGTACCATTAATTTAGGAAATACTTCTTTTGGAATTATAAATGAAGGAACAAATAATAAAATTACAAGTAATATAGCAAATATTAATAATCTAGGTAACGATACTGTCTATATTTATTCAACTGATACAAGAGGAAGAGTAACAAATAATACAAATTTAAAATCAACAGGTTACTTAAATTATGGAATATATTCAGCTGGAACAGTTGAAAATAAAGGAAATATAGATTTTAGCTCAGGTTATGGAAATGTTGGAATTTATAGTATAAAGGGTGGAAATGCAAATAATACTGGAAATATTACAGTAGGAAAAACAATGGAAATTTCTACACCAACTGCATCAAATCCAACTAAAACTACTACATACTATGCAATAGGAATGGCAGCTGGTTATACACCAGAAAGTGGAACAGGATATACTGGAAATATAACTAATGCAGGTACAATCAATGTAAATGGTGATGGTGGAAGTATTGGTATGTATGGAACAGAAAGTGGAACTAGAGTAATTAATAATGGAACTATTAATTTAAGAGCAAATAATTCTGTTGGAATGTACTTAGATAATGGAGCTTATGGTGAAAATAATGGAACTATCCAAACTATTGGATCAGGTTTAAAGAAAGTTACAGGAGTTGTTATTAAAAATGGTTCAAGATTTAAAAATAATGGAACAGTAAGATTAGATGCAGAAAGTGCAATAGGTTTATTAACTAAAGGAAATTCAGCAGGAGTTAATCCAGGAATTATTGAAAATTATGGTACTCTTGATATTTCAGGAGTAGGCTCACAAAGAACACAAGAAAGTAGTGGAACGGATCCATTAGAAAAGGAAATGGGAGGAGTAGCAATAAAAACTCCTAAAAATTCTTCTACTTCTCAAATAACTGTAAATGGAAAAGTTGTAAAACCAACAGTAGTTGAAACAAGTGCAAAAGAATATCAAGATATGTCTTTGTCAACAATAGGAATGTATATTAACACATCTGGAACTAAGTTTACAAGACCTATTACTGGTTTAAGTGCATTGAAGCAATTAAAGAGAGCTGATTTGATTATTGGAGTGGAAGCAGCACAAAATACAACAAGTAAAACTATACAAGTTGGACAAAAAATATTAGAACCATATAATAAGACTATAAAAGATAATCCACAAATAGAAAAATGGAGTATTTATTCAGGTTCATTAACTTGGATGGCTAATATAGCTCAAAACCAAACTGATGGAACTATACAAAATGCTTACTTAGCAAAAATACCATATACTCATTGGGCAGGAAATGAATCAATACCAGTAGATAAGAAAGATACATATAATTTCTTAGATGGATTAGAACAAAGATATGGTGTAGAAGGAATAGGAACAAGAGAAAATGGAGTATTCCAAAAATTAAATGGAATAGGAAAGAATGAACAAATTCTATTCTTCCAAGCAATAGATGAAATGATGGGATACCAATATGCGAATGTACAACAAAGAGTACAATCAACAGGAATAATCTTAGATAAAGAATTTAATTATCTAAGAGATGAATGGAGAACAGCATCTAAAGATTCAAATAAAGTAAAAGTATTTGGAACTAACGGAGAATACAAAACAGATACAGCAGGAGTTATAGACTACAAAAATTATGGATATGGAGTAGCTTATCTACATGAAGATGAAGATATTAAGCTAGGAAGAGGTATTGGATGGTATACAGGTATAGTTCATAATACATTTAAGTTTAAAGATATAGGAAAATCAAAGGAACAAATGTTACAAGCAAAAGTAGGATTATTAAAATCAGTACCATTTGATGATAATAATAGCTTGAATTGGACAATATCAGGAGATATCTTTGTAGGACGTAATACAATGCATAGAAAATTCTTAGTAGTGGATGAAATATTTAATGCAAAATCTAAATATTATACTTATGGAATAGGAGTAAAGAATGAAATAGGTAAAGAATT
- the rpsL gene encoding 30S ribosomal protein S12, which translates to MPTLSQLVKKGRQTLTEKKKSPALQGNPQRRGVCIRVYTTTPKKPNSALRKVARVKLTNGIEVTCYIPGEGHNLQEHSIVLVRGGRTKDLPGVRYKIIRGALDTAGVAKRKQGRSKYGAKNA; encoded by the coding sequence ATGCCTACTCTAAGCCAATTAGTAAAAAAAGGAAGACAAACATTAACTGAGAAGAAAAAATCTCCAGCTTTACAAGGTAACCCACAAAGAAGAGGGGTTTGTATAAGAGTGTATACAACTACACCTAAAAAACCTAACTCAGCTTTAAGAAAAGTTGCCAGAGTAAAACTAACAAATGGAATCGAAGTTACTTGTTATATTCCTGGTGAAGGACATAACTTACAAGAACACTCAATCGTTCTAGTAAGAGGTGGAAGAACAAAAGATTTACCAGGGGTTAGATATAAAATCATTAGAGGTGCATTAGATACTGCTGGTGTTGCAAAGAGAAAACAAGGTAGATCTAAGTACGGAGCTAAAAACGCATAA
- the tuf gene encoding elongation factor Tu has translation MAKEKYERSKPHVNIGTIGHVDHGKTTTTAAISKVLSDKGLANKVDFDQIDAAPEEKERGITINTAHIEYETANRHYAHVDCPGHADYVKNMITGAAQMDGAILVVSAADGPMPQTREHILLSRQVGVPYIIVYLNKSDMVDDEELLELVEMEVRELLTEYGFPGDEIPVIRGSSLGALNGEEKWIEKIMELMNAVDSYIPTPERAVDQPFLMPIEDVFTITGRGTVVTGRVERGVIKVGEEIEIVGIKPTTKTTCTGVEMFRKLLDQGQAGDNIGVLLRGTKKEEVERGQVLAKPGSIHPHTNFKGEVYVLTKDEGGRHTPFFTGYRPQFYFRTTDITGAVTLPDGVEMVMPGDNITMTVELIHPIAMEQGLRFAIREGGRTVASGVVSEIIK, from the coding sequence ATGGCTAAAGAAAAATATGAAAGAAGTAAACCACATGTAAACATCGGAACAATTGGGCACGTTGACCACGGAAAAACTACTACAACTGCTGCTATATCTAAAGTATTATCTGATAAAGGACTAGCTAATAAAGTAGATTTTGACCAAATCGATGCTGCTCCAGAAGAAAAAGAAAGAGGAATAACTATCAATACAGCTCATATTGAATATGAAACAGCAAATAGACACTATGCTCACGTTGACTGTCCAGGACACGCGGACTATGTTAAAAACATGATAACTGGAGCTGCTCAAATGGATGGAGCTATACTTGTTGTATCAGCTGCTGATGGTCCTATGCCTCAAACAAGAGAACATATCTTACTTTCTAGACAAGTTGGAGTACCATATATCATTGTTTATTTAAATAAATCAGATATGGTTGATGATGAAGAATTACTAGAATTAGTAGAAATGGAAGTTAGAGAATTATTAACTGAATATGGATTCCCAGGAGATGAAATTCCTGTAATCAGAGGTTCATCATTAGGAGCTTTAAATGGTGAAGAAAAATGGATAGAAAAAATAATGGAACTTATGAATGCAGTAGATAGCTATATCCCTACTCCTGAAAGAGCAGTAGATCAACCATTCTTGATGCCAATAGAAGATGTTTTCACTATCACAGGAAGAGGAACAGTTGTTACAGGAAGAGTTGAAAGAGGAGTTATCAAAGTTGGAGAAGAAATTGAAATAGTTGGAATAAAACCTACAACTAAAACAACTTGTACAGGTGTTGAAATGTTTAGAAAACTTCTTGATCAAGGTCAAGCAGGAGATAACATTGGAGTATTATTAAGAGGAACTAAGAAAGAAGAAGTTGAAAGAGGACAAGTTCTTGCTAAACCAGGAAGTATCCACCCTCATACAAACTTTAAAGGTGAAGTTTATGTATTAACTAAAGATGAAGGAGGAAGACATACTCCATTCTTCACAGGATACAGACCTCAATTCTATTTCAGAACTACTGACATCACTGGTGCAGTAACATTACCAGATGGAGTAGAAATGGTTATGCCAGGAGATAACATCACTATGACAGTTGAATTAATCCACCCAATCGCTATGGAACAAGGATTAAGATTCGCTATCAGAGAAGGTGGAAGAACAGTTGCTTCTGGAGTTGTTTCTGAAATAATTAAATAG